From Halorussus lipolyticus:
CTGCCACAGTTTTGGCGCTGTCGAGGTCAAGCAGTCGGGAGTCGAGTTCCGAGGAGTCAGTACTCGAAAATCACGCCCAGCGCCTCCGAGGGGTTCTCGTCCAGTAGCTCGTAGGCCCGGCCGGCCTCCGAAACGTCGAACTCGTGGGTCACGAACCGCTCGGGGCCGATGTCCCGGAGTTTCTCCCACGCCAGCGAGAGGCGTCGGTCCTTCGACCACCGGCCTCGAAGTTCGGGGTCGATGGTGCTGACCTGACTGCTCTCCAGACTCACCCGACTCCGGTGGAACCGCCCGCCGAGGTCCAACTCGGTCGGTTTGGTGCCGTACCACGACCCGACCACGACCCGGCCGTCGTACCCCGTCGCCGAGACGGCCGAGTCCAGCGCGTCGGGGCACCCCGTGAGTTCGTAGGTCAGGTCCGCACCCGCCGCTCGGTCGGCGTCGGGGTTGCGTGTTCCGTCGCCGCCGCCCAACCGCTCGCGGATTCGGTCGCCCGCGTCGCGGTCCTCGGCCGCCGGGTCGAGTGCAGTGTCAGCGCCCAGTTCCAGCGACCGCTCGCGCCGCGACAAGTAGTAATCCACCGTTACGAGGTCGCTTACCGGGCACTCGCCGAGGAGCGCGGTCGTGAGCAGGCCGACCACACCCTGTCCGAAGACGGCCACGCGCTCGCCGAGGCGGGGTGCGCCGTCTTGCAGGAAGTTGACCGCCGTCTCGACGTTCGGGAGGAAGGTGGCCTCCTCGGCCGAGCAGTCGTCGGGCACGACCAGCAGGTCCGAGACCGGCGCGCAGAAGTGGCTCTCGTGGGGGTTGAAGCCGAACACCTCCCGACCCTCCCACGACGTGTCTACTCCGGGACCGGCCTCCTCGACCCGACCGACCGCGGCGTAGCCGTACCGGAGCGGGAACTCGAAGGTGCCCGCCAGCGCGTCGATGGTCGCGTCGGCGGCCATTCCTGTCGGGACCTCGCCCCGGTAGACCAGCATCTCGGTGCCGGGACTGACCGCCGACCGCTCGGTCCGGACGAGAACTTCGTCCTCGCCGGGCGTCGGTAGTTCTCGCTCGCGCACCTCAACCTCGCCATTCCCCGTGAAGTAGAGTGACCGTGGCATGCTCCCCATTCCGACGGCGAACCGTCGCAGTTCGATACGGTTGGATGGCTTATCGTTCTTTGGCCGGTACTCGGTTTCGATGTGGCCGCAAACCGCAAATCAGACTCGGCAACACTCGAATCAGGCTCGATAGGAACCGAGACGGTAAACGCCTCTTGAAGCCCCTGCCCGGTCGCAGGTCACGCGACTGGGCGGCCTGCACTTTCCCACCGACTGTCGCCCTGCGAAATGGTTTACCTTCGGCCCGAATCTCCGCCGAGGACGCCCCGAACTGCGCCACAGACGCGCTCTAGCAGGGGCTTGGCCACCGGGTTCCGGCCGACGCCGAGGTAGGCGCGCTGTGGGGTGAACTCCCCCGAGCGCATCCGGAGGACGTGGGCCACCGCGCGGTGGTTCCCGTCGGCGACGAATCGCGGCACGCACCCCTCCCGCGTCGAGACCACCAGCGGTCCCGCAGGCATCTCGTCCACGAAATCCAGCACGGTCTGCACGTCCACGCCGGTCTCGGCCGACAATTCGTCCGGGTCCTCGCGGGCGATTCGGTCGGCCGCGGAACGAACCGTCCCGTCGGGCGAGAGTTCGCGCCACCGCAGATTCCGCGGTCCCTCGATTACCCGGAGGTCGGCGAACTCCTCGCGGGAGAGGGTCGTCTCGTACCACTCGACCGGAGCGTCCCGCCAGACGAACGCCGCCGCGCCGGGCTTGCGGTCTAAGAGTTCGTCGAGGGCCTCGCGCTCGGACAGCGAGTCGATGGGGAACCACGCTACCTCGGGATGGCTTCGCTCAACCCGGAGCCACTCGCGGAGGACCGTCACCTGAGACACGCGGCGCATTCGACTCTCCTACGGTCTGCAGTCACTCAATTCCGTCCCCGATTCGCGCCGTCACCGGATTCAAGCCGGTCGTATCTCTTCTGGCCGGGTCCGATTTCGGCGGTTCGACCGGCGACCCTCGATCCGGTGTCGAAAACGTGAAAGTAACTACGGATTTACGAGACGGCAGAGGGGTCCCGACGTTGCGAAATCGGGATTTCTAGTATCAGTCACCGCCAGATACGGGTTCTACGGTGTTAGGGTATTAAGTTCGGAAAATCCTAAGCCTCGCTTCGGTATGGTGTCACCTGACCAATTCGACGCATTGACGTACTGGACGCTTTGGATAACCGCGGCCGCGATGGGAGTGGGGACCATCATCCTCTACATCAAGGGTCGGAACATGGACACCGACGAGGGCCGCGAACACGCGGTGGTCTCCATCTTCATCCCGGCCATCGCGGCGACGATGTACCTCGCCATGGCGCTCGGGTTCGGCGTCTCCCGAATCTCGCTCGTCGGGGGCGAGGAGCAACTCGTATTCTGGGGTCGGTACGCCGACTGGGTAATCACGACACCCCTGCTGTTGCTGGACCTCGCGCTGTTCGCCGGCGCGGACCGGGAGACCATCGGAACCCTGCTGGGTCTGGACGTGATGATGATCGTGACCGGCTTCTTCGCCGCGAGTTCGGCCCAACCCGTCAATCGGTACGTCTGGTGGGCGGTGAGTACGGGCGCGTTCGTCGTCATCCTGTACGCCATCTTCACTAAACTGCCAAAGTTCGCCAGCGCCTACGGCGACGAGCGTGCCAGTAGCCTCGGCACCCTCCGAAACCTACTGGCGGTCCTGTGGTTCGTCTACCCCCTGCTGTGGCTGGTGGGGACCGAGGGGGCCAGCGTCGTCCCACTGGGGGTCGAGACTGTCGGATACGCGGTCCTCGACGTGACCGCCAAGGTCGTGTTCGGCTACGCCCTGCTGAGTAGCGTCGGGAGCCTCGCGCCCCGCCGCCGCGAAACCGAGACCGGAGCGGGCGTCACCGCCGACGACTGACTCGCTCGTCTCGACCCGCGAGGCCGGGCGGCGAGCGACGGTGATGCCGACTCCCCGACCCACGCCCCGGACCACCACGAACCGGTTTTCCACCGAACCGGTTTTGAATCCCGGTTGCGAACGCCGCGAACGAGTTCGAATTCACGATGACTCCCCCGCTCACCTACGTCGAGTTCCTGTCGGCCTTCCTCGCAGTACCAATCGTCGCGCTGGCGATTTCGGTCGCCCGGCGGACCGACAGCCCTCGGCGAGTCCTCGCGGGGGTGACAGCACTGGTTTGCATCGCGGTCGGCTACACCGCGCCGTGGGATAGCTATCTCATCGGTCGCGGCGTCTGGACCTACGGCGAGGACGTCGTGGCGGTCCGGTTCGCGCGGGTCCCCCTCGGCGAGTGGCTCTTTTTCGCGCTCCAGACGATTGGGACCGGACTGTGGTATCACCGGCTTGCTCCTCGGGGCGAGTCCGGTATCGACCCCGGACTTCCCGGCCGGGACGTGCCCGGCGAGGTCCGGGCCGGAACGGCTCGAACCGCCGGAGCAGGCGTGTGGCTGGCGATTGCGGCGCTCGGCGTCGTGCTGGTGGTCGCGTCGCCTCGGACCTACTACTTCGGCATGATACTCGCGTGGGCCGCGCCAGTCGTTGCCTTCCTCTGGGCGGTCGGCGGCCCGGTCATCCTCCGGTACCGCCGCCGCGTCCTCGCAGGGGTCGCGGTCCCGTCGGCGTACCTCTGGGTCGCCGACTGGTACGCCATCGGGTCGGGCCTCTGGACTATCTCGCCCGACTCCTCGACCGGGATTCTCGTCGCCGGACTTCCAATCGAGGAGGCCGTCTTCTTCGTTGCGACGAACCTGCTGGTGGTGCAGGGCCTCCTGCTGTTCGACTGGGTGGTTGCCCGCTCCGCCGAGCGAGGCCCCGCCTACGCCGTCTCGGGCCTACTTCCCGATTCGGTCGCTGACTCGGTGGGGTCGGTCGCGGGCCGCGTGCCGGATGTCGCGGAGGTGCGCCGCAGATGGCAGTGACCGGCGAGCGCGAATCCGGGGAACGCGGCGGCTCTGCTGGTCCGACGCCCGGCGATTCGAGCGACGACCGCGGTTCGGCGCTGGTCGGCGTCGCGCTCGTCCCGGCGTGGGTTGCGCTCGGCGCGGTCGGCGCGCTGGCGGTCCTCGGCGACGTTTCCGACCTGCCGCCCGCGGTGCGCTACCTCCCGTTTCTGGCCAGTCTGGTCGTCTTCGGGCTACCCCACGGCGGGGCCGACCACCTCGCGGTCGCTCGCCTCGGCGGGTCTCGGCCGTGGGTCGCGGTCGGTGCGGCGTATCTGGTCGGCGGCGCGGCCTACCTCGGGGTCTGGCTGGTCTCGCCCGCGGTCGGATTCGCGTCGTTCATCGCGCTGACGTGGTACCACTGGGGGCAGGGTGACCTCTACGTCCTGCTGTCGGTCGGCGACCACCTCCGGACTCGCGGTCAGCGCCTCTCTGCGCTCGCGGTCCGGGGCGGGATTCCGATGGTGGTCCCGCTGGTCGGGTTTCCGGGCGTCTACCGGTCGGTCGCAGAGGCCACGATTCGGCTGTTCGACCCCGGAATCGTCGGTTCGGCCGCGCTCGCCGCCGCCTTTCGGCCCGAAACTCGGCTCGCGCTCGGCGGGGGACTGGCGGCGCTCTCGGTGGGTGCGCTCGCAGTCGGTGCGGTCCGGACCGGAACCGAGAGCCGTAGCTGGCGAATCGACGCGCTCGAAACCGGTCTGCTCTGGGCGTACTTCCTCGTCGTGCCGCCGATACTCGCGGTCGGTCTCTACTTCTGTCTCTGGCACTCGGTCCGCCACGTCGCCAGACTCCTCGTGGTGGAAGACGAGTCGGCGCTCGAACCCGACCGACTCGGCCCCGCGCTCGCTGGGTTTGGCCGGGACGCGCTCCCGAACACGGTCGGCGCGCTGGCGGTGCTGGGCGGTCTGGCGGTTGTCGCCCCACCCGAGGAGGGACTGCTGTCGCTCCTCGGCCTCTATCTCGTGCTGTTAGCGGTGCTGACGCTCCCCCACACTGCCGTCGTCACGTGGATGGACCACCGCGAGGGTGTCTGGTCGGTCGAGGCGTCAGGTCGGGGCTAACTCGCGGCGCTCTCGTCGTCCTCGGGGTCGTCGTCCTTCTGGAGCAACTCGTGGATGTCGTCCTCGTCGAGGAGGTCCACCAGACTCTCGCCGTTCTCCCACGCGGCTATCTCCTCGGCGGTCAGCCAGTTCGAGGGGTCTCGTCCCTTCGCTTCCATCAGTCCCGAGAGCTTGTCGTCCAAGTCTTCCGGGTCGTACCCACCCACAGGCATACCGTCGGCTACGGTTTCAGCCTCCTTAGCCCTCGGGGCCGTTCCGTCGGCGGCCCGTTCGGAGAAAGAAACAAATACGTTTCTCAAACACAGGGGCGTAATTCTTTTCCACTCATGGAGATGTCCGATTATGGGGTCCGCTAAAGCGAGGAGGCTCCTCCGTGAGCGAAAATCCGCGCCGCCAGTTTCCCACTGGAAATAGATTTGCTATATCGAAATCCGGTTTATCGGTGCGAGGCGAAACCGACAAACGCCCGGAACCGAAAGCATCGGGCGATGGACTGCGACAAATGCGACCGCGAGTCGGTGATGCACGCCGCCTACTCGGGGTTGCACCTCTGCGAGGACCACTTCGTCGCCTCCGTGGACAAGCGGGTCCGGCGTCGGATTCGAGAGGACGATTTAGTTCCGAGCGACGCCACGCCCGACAACCCCCAGACGTGGGTCATCGGCCTGTCTGGCGGCAAGGACAGCGTGGTGTTGACCGACATCCTCTACCGAACCTTCGAGAAGGACCCGCGCATCGAACTCGTCGCGCTCACGATTCACGAGGGCATCGAGGGCTACCGCGACGAGAGCGTGGACGCCTGCGAGGAGTTGACCGACGAGTTGGGCATCCGCCACGAACTCGTGACCTACGAAGACGAGTTCGGCGTCCAGATGGACGACGTGGTGGAGAAAGACCCCGAGAACATGGCCGCCTGCGCCTACTGCGGGGTGTTCCGCCGTGACCTGCTGTCGCGCTACGCCGAAAAACTGGGCGCGGACAAACTCCTGACGGGCCACAATCTGGACGACGAGGCCGAAACCGCGCTGATGAACTTCTTGGAGGGCGACGTGGCCCAAATCGCCAAGCACTTCGACGCCAGTCTCGGCGGGTTCGAGGAGCGCGACGACGGGTCGGGCGCGCGCGAAGAACAGGACGACTTCGTGCCGCGGGCCAAACCCCTCCGGGACGTGCCCGAGAAGGAAGTCGCCCTCTACGCCCACGTCGCGGACCTGCCCGCCCACATCACCGAGTGCCCCCACGCCGAAGAAGCCTACCGCGGCGAGATACAGGAACTCCTCTACCAACTCGAGGAGAACCACCCCGGCACGCGCCACTCCATCATGGCCGGGTACGAAGAACTCGCGGAACTGGCCGCCAAGGAGTTCGGCGCGCGCGACGAGGGCCGGGCCGAACTCGGCGAGTGCGAACGGTGTGGGTCCTCGACCACGCGGGACCTCTGCCGGAAGTGTTCGCTGTTAGACGCGATTCACGCGGTCTGATTCTTCGGGTCGCACTCGGTTGCTTTCCGGCCCCTCTTTCTGCGAGAGCCTCGGGTTCCAACGCAACAACGAGTTGTATCTGGTCGAACGCATCGACCAGTTCGGTAGCAATCCGAACCCGTCGCCCAAGAGCGTGGTGACTGAGGAGTCCGTCGCTACCTTCGACATCGTGGAGTAACTACCCCGAAAAAGACCGCAGTCGGTAGTTCGAGCGCCGTCGAGCCGAAAAAACCGAACGCAGTTAGCGGATTACGTCGAGACCGTTGTTCTTCTCGACTTCGTCCTGTCCGCCGTCGCTCTTGGTGCCCCACGAATCGTCGGAACTCGACCCGCCCATCGCGTCGTGAGTGCCGCCGGTGGTGCCCGTCCCGCCGGTGGTGCCGGTACCGCCCGTACCCATACTGCCACCGGTCCCCGACGAACCGCCGTTCCCGCCGAAGTTCGCGGCGTCCTCGAGGTGCTGGCTGGCGTCGAACGACTGGGCGTCAACGTCGCGCATCTGCTTGCGGGACTTGTCGGCCTGCTTCTGGGTCGAGGGACCGAGGACCTGCGCGCTCTGGACGCCGGTCATGATGGCCATGACCCGGACCTTGCCCTTGTAGTTGTCCTGAATCCGTGCGCCCCAGATGACGTTCGCGCTGGCTTCGAGGCGCTCGGTGATGTTGCTGGCGATGGATTCGGCCTCTTTGAGCGTGAGGTCCGGACCGCCCGTGATGTGGACCAGTCCGCCCGAGGCCCCGCGGTAGTCCACGTCCAACAGCGGGTGGTTCATCGCGTCGCGGACGACCTCCTCGGTCTTGTTCTTGTCTTGGGTCTCGCCGACCAGCATTACCGCGACTCCGCCCTGATTCATGATAGAGGTCATGTCGGCGTAGTCGAGGTTGATGAGCGAGGGCTGGGTAATCGTCTCGGAGATGCCCTTGACCGTCTCGGCGATAATCTGATCCATCACCGAGAACGCCTTGCCGATGGGCAGGTTCGGCACGTAGTCGAGCAGTCGGTTGTTGTCGAGGACGATGATGGAGTCGGCCTCGTTACGGAGCTTTTCGAGGCCCTCCTCTGCTTTCACCGTCCGCGCGCGCTCGACGTTGAACGGCGTCGAGACCATGCCGACGACGATAGCGCCCTGCTCTTTGGCGATTTTCGAGACGACCGGTGCCGCACCGGTCCCCGTGCCGCCGCCCATGCCTGCGGTGACGAAAACGAGGTCCGCATCGCCGAGTACCTCCTTGATGGTCCCCTGAGCCATCTCGGTGGCGCGCTCGCCCATCGACGGGTCGCCTCCGGCACCGAGACCGTTGGTCAGGCTTTTGCCGACCAGAATCTTGGTGTCGGCCTCAATCATCTTGAGGTGCTGTTTGTCCGTGTTGATGGCGACGGTGTCGGCCCCTTCGACGCCGATGTTGTAGAGCCGATTGACGGTGTTGTTACCGGCACCGCCACAGCCGACGATGACGATTCGGGGGTCTCCGAACTCGTCTCCGTTGACCGACGCATCCATCTCACGGCTCTCCTCCTCGGCGTTCTCCAAGGCGTCCTGAACGATATCCTGCATGTTTACACCTTCGCCCACGACCGCTTGCTAGACGTCTGCTCGGTCGTGTCTTCGTCGTGTTCGTTCAACATGTCTCGAACGGCGGCCCGAATCGCTTCGCTCCGGTTCGGGAACTCCCCGGTCTCGACCATCTGTTCGACCTCCTCGATCTGCTGTTTCGGAATGCGAAGTGTCACACGCTCCATAGTTTGTAAT
This genomic window contains:
- a CDS encoding Brp/Blh family beta-carotene 15,15'-dioxygenase, which gives rise to MAVTGERESGERGGSAGPTPGDSSDDRGSALVGVALVPAWVALGAVGALAVLGDVSDLPPAVRYLPFLASLVVFGLPHGGADHLAVARLGGSRPWVAVGAAYLVGGAAYLGVWLVSPAVGFASFIALTWYHWGQGDLYVLLSVGDHLRTRGQRLSALAVRGGIPMVVPLVGFPGVYRSVAEATIRLFDPGIVGSAALAAAFRPETRLALGGGLAALSVGALAVGAVRTGTESRSWRIDALETGLLWAYFLVVPPILAVGLYFCLWHSVRHVARLLVVEDESALEPDRLGPALAGFGRDALPNTVGALAVLGGLAVVAPPEEGLLSLLGLYLVLLAVLTLPHTAVVTWMDHREGVWSVEASGRG
- a CDS encoding ribbon-helix-helix domain-containing protein — translated: MERVTLRIPKQQIEEVEQMVETGEFPNRSEAIRAAVRDMLNEHDEDTTEQTSSKRSWAKV
- a CDS encoding bacteriorhodopsin, with protein sequence MVSPDQFDALTYWTLWITAAAMGVGTIILYIKGRNMDTDEGREHAVVSIFIPAIAATMYLAMALGFGVSRISLVGGEEQLVFWGRYADWVITTPLLLLDLALFAGADRETIGTLLGLDVMMIVTGFFAASSAQPVNRYVWWAVSTGAFVVILYAIFTKLPKFASAYGDERASSLGTLRNLLAVLWFVYPLLWLVGTEGASVVPLGVETVGYAVLDVTAKVVFGYALLSSVGSLAPRRRETETGAGVTADD
- the ncsA gene encoding tRNA 2-thiolation protein NcsA, which translates into the protein MDCDKCDRESVMHAAYSGLHLCEDHFVASVDKRVRRRIREDDLVPSDATPDNPQTWVIGLSGGKDSVVLTDILYRTFEKDPRIELVALTIHEGIEGYRDESVDACEELTDELGIRHELVTYEDEFGVQMDDVVEKDPENMAACAYCGVFRRDLLSRYAEKLGADKLLTGHNLDDEAETALMNFLEGDVAQIAKHFDASLGGFEERDDGSGAREEQDDFVPRAKPLRDVPEKEVALYAHVADLPAHITECPHAEEAYRGEIQELLYQLEENHPGTRHSIMAGYEELAELAAKEFGARDEGRAELGECERCGSSTTRDLCRKCSLLDAIHAV
- a CDS encoding zinc-dependent alcohol dehydrogenase, translated to MPRSLYFTGNGEVEVRERELPTPGEDEVLVRTERSAVSPGTEMLVYRGEVPTGMAADATIDALAGTFEFPLRYGYAAVGRVEEAGPGVDTSWEGREVFGFNPHESHFCAPVSDLLVVPDDCSAEEATFLPNVETAVNFLQDGAPRLGERVAVFGQGVVGLLTTALLGECPVSDLVTVDYYLSRRERSLELGADTALDPAAEDRDAGDRIRERLGGGDGTRNPDADRAAGADLTYELTGCPDALDSAVSATGYDGRVVVGSWYGTKPTELDLGGRFHRSRVSLESSQVSTIDPELRGRWSKDRRLSLAWEKLRDIGPERFVTHEFDVSEAGRAYELLDENPSEALGVIFEY
- the ftsZ gene encoding cell division protein FtsZ, producing the protein MQDIVQDALENAEEESREMDASVNGDEFGDPRIVIVGCGGAGNNTVNRLYNIGVEGADTVAINTDKQHLKMIEADTKILVGKSLTNGLGAGGDPSMGERATEMAQGTIKEVLGDADLVFVTAGMGGGTGTGAAPVVSKIAKEQGAIVVGMVSTPFNVERARTVKAEEGLEKLRNEADSIIVLDNNRLLDYVPNLPIGKAFSVMDQIIAETVKGISETITQPSLINLDYADMTSIMNQGGVAVMLVGETQDKNKTEEVVRDAMNHPLLDVDYRGASGGLVHITGGPDLTLKEAESIASNITERLEASANVIWGARIQDNYKGKVRVMAIMTGVQSAQVLGPSTQKQADKSRKQMRDVDAQSFDASQHLEDAANFGGNGGSSGTGGSMGTGGTGTTGGTGTTGGTHDAMGGSSSDDSWGTKSDGGQDEVEKNNGLDVIR
- a CDS encoding lycopene cyclase domain-containing protein, whose protein sequence is MTPPLTYVEFLSAFLAVPIVALAISVARRTDSPRRVLAGVTALVCIAVGYTAPWDSYLIGRGVWTYGEDVVAVRFARVPLGEWLFFALQTIGTGLWYHRLAPRGESGIDPGLPGRDVPGEVRAGTARTAGAGVWLAIAALGVVLVVASPRTYYFGMILAWAAPVVAFLWAVGGPVILRYRRRVLAGVAVPSAYLWVADWYAIGSGLWTISPDSSTGILVAGLPIEEAVFFVATNLLVVQGLLLFDWVVARSAERGPAYAVSGLLPDSVADSVGSVAGRVPDVAEVRRRWQ